From a region of the Armatimonas rosea genome:
- a CDS encoding Hsp20/alpha crystallin family protein, with product MSIVRYDNPARTLDKLFYFDPFTEFARAFGQPATSTPAPSPWSPAVDVAETEDAITLHVELPGMKLEELDIELTGDTLTLRGERQRVKEEQKDNFVRVERSYGRFQRSFTLATPIQHDKVSAAYRDGILEITLPKSEETKPRKIAVTAEA from the coding sequence ATGAGTATCGTTCGCTACGACAACCCAGCGCGCACGCTGGACAAGCTGTTCTACTTCGACCCCTTCACCGAGTTCGCCCGCGCCTTTGGGCAGCCCGCGACCAGCACCCCCGCTCCCAGCCCGTGGAGCCCCGCGGTCGATGTGGCGGAGACCGAGGACGCCATCACGCTCCATGTTGAGCTGCCTGGTATGAAGCTTGAGGAGCTCGATATCGAGCTCACCGGCGACACGCTCACGCTCCGGGGCGAGCGCCAGCGGGTGAAGGAAGAGCAGAAAGACAACTTCGTGCGGGTCGAGCGCAGCTACGGCCGCTTCCAGCGCAGCTTCACGCTCGCCACCCCGATCCAGCACGACAAGGTTAGTGCCGCCTACCGGGACGGCATCTTAGAGATCACGCTCCCCAAGTCGGAGGAGACCAAGCCGCGCAAGATCGCCGTCACGGCGGAGGCGTAG
- the dnaK gene encoding molecular chaperone DnaK: MAKTVGIDLGTTNSVVAVMEGGEPTVIVNSEGARTTPSVVGFNKTGDQLVGVPAKRQSVVNPDRTIVSIKRHMGTSHRTTIDGKGYSPEEISAKILQKLKADAEAYLGEPVTAAVITVPAYFNDAQRQATKNAGEIAGMKVLRIINEPTAAALAYGLDKQANETILVYDLGGGTFDVSILEVGDGVFEVKSTSGDTRLGGDDFDACIEDWLAAEFQKEQGIDLKKDKQARQRLREAAEKAKIELSSVVTTNINLPFITADAEGPKHLDLTLTRAKFDDLTKSLVDRTTKSVQQALSDAKLKIEDIDEVIMVGGSTRIPAIQDLVRSLTNKEPNRSVNPDEVVAVGAAIQAGVLGGEVKDVVLLDVTPLSLGIETLGGVMTKLIDRNTTIPTRKSEIFSTAADGQTDVHVKVYQGEREIAAHNKMLGDFQLSGLPPAPRGVPKIEVTFDIDANGILNVSAKDQGTGREQRITVSGSSNLNKDEVDRMVKEAAANAEADRKAKEAAERRNKADQLIYATERTLTDLGDKATPSEKEDLEAKIAAVRQAAEGDDEDRFNTALNELQTASYGMSERLYQQAAANAEPGPDAPVDPDKTQMGGDDVIDAEFKETP, encoded by the coding sequence ATGGCAAAGACAGTAGGAATTGACCTGGGGACCACCAACTCGGTTGTGGCGGTGATGGAGGGCGGCGAGCCCACTGTGATCGTCAACTCCGAGGGCGCTCGCACGACGCCGTCGGTGGTGGGTTTTAACAAGACGGGCGATCAGCTGGTGGGTGTCCCCGCCAAGCGCCAGTCGGTCGTCAACCCCGACCGCACCATCGTCTCCATCAAGCGGCACATGGGCACCAGCCACCGCACCACGATCGATGGCAAGGGCTACTCCCCCGAGGAGATCTCGGCGAAGATCCTGCAGAAGCTCAAGGCCGATGCCGAGGCCTACCTGGGTGAGCCGGTCACTGCGGCCGTGATCACGGTTCCTGCCTACTTCAACGATGCCCAGCGCCAGGCGACCAAGAACGCCGGGGAGATCGCGGGCATGAAGGTCCTGCGCATCATCAACGAGCCCACCGCCGCAGCACTGGCCTACGGCCTCGACAAGCAGGCCAACGAGACCATCCTGGTCTACGACCTGGGTGGCGGAACCTTCGATGTGTCTATCCTGGAAGTGGGCGACGGCGTCTTTGAGGTCAAGTCCACCAGTGGCGATACCCGCCTGGGTGGCGACGACTTCGATGCCTGTATCGAGGACTGGCTTGCCGCAGAGTTCCAAAAAGAGCAGGGAATCGACCTGAAAAAGGACAAGCAAGCCCGCCAGCGACTGCGTGAGGCCGCGGAGAAGGCCAAGATCGAGCTCTCCAGTGTGGTCACCACCAATATCAACCTGCCCTTTATCACCGCCGATGCCGAAGGCCCCAAGCACCTGGACCTGACCCTCACCCGTGCCAAGTTCGACGATCTCACCAAGAGCCTCGTGGACCGCACGACCAAGAGTGTTCAGCAGGCGCTCAGCGATGCCAAGCTCAAGATCGAGGATATCGACGAGGTGATCATGGTGGGCGGCTCGACCCGTATCCCCGCGATCCAGGACCTGGTGCGCTCGCTGACCAACAAGGAGCCCAACCGCTCGGTGAACCCCGACGAAGTCGTGGCCGTGGGCGCGGCGATCCAGGCCGGTGTGCTGGGCGGCGAGGTCAAGGATGTTGTCCTGCTCGATGTCACCCCGCTCTCGCTGGGAATCGAGACCCTGGGCGGCGTGATGACCAAGCTGATCGACCGCAACACGACCATCCCCACCCGCAAGTCCGAGATCTTCTCGACAGCGGCCGATGGCCAGACCGATGTCCATGTCAAGGTCTACCAGGGTGAGCGTGAGATCGCGGCACACAACAAGATGCTGGGCGACTTCCAGCTCTCCGGGCTGCCCCCGGCTCCGCGTGGCGTGCCAAAGATCGAGGTCACCTTCGATATCGACGCCAACGGAATCCTGAATGTCTCCGCCAAGGACCAGGGCACGGGCCGCGAGCAGCGCATCACGGTGAGTGGCTCGTCGAACCTGAACAAGGACGAAGTGGATCGCATGGTCAAGGAGGCCGCGGCCAACGCCGAGGCCGACCGCAAGGCCAAAGAGGCCGCCGAGCGCCGCAACAAGGCCGACCAGCTGATCTACGCCACCGAGCGCACGCTGACCGACCTGGGCGACAAGGCAACCCCGAGCGAGAAAGAAGACCTGGAGGCCAAGATCGCCGCGGTGCGCCAGGCAGCCGAAGGCGACGACGAGGACCGGTTCAATACCGCCCTCAACGAGCTCCAGACCGCAAGCTACGGCATGAGCGAGCGCCTCTACCAGCAGGCCGCCGCCAACGCCGAGCCCGGCCCCGATGCGCCTGTCGATCCCGACAAGACCCAGATGGGTGGCGACGACGTGATCGACGCGGAGTTTAAAGAGACCCCCTAA
- a CDS encoding Uma2 family endonuclease, producing the protein MSGPVQPKEKELAPPIFLFGEYELRLPAGFDPTDRDQFFRVCQENRPLGLERNPEGRLCVTMPTGGRTGNRNSELNYQLMAWNRQSRLGYVFDSNTGFELPNGAMRAPDAAWVSKARLDAIPETQRERFLPVAPEFVIELRSDSDRLPPLKTKMQEYLTAGVALALLLDPSTKKVYVYRPNTDVSELDDPATLDCSPELPGLVLELAPIFNPEV; encoded by the coding sequence ATGAGTGGACCTGTGCAACCAAAGGAAAAAGAGCTGGCCCCGCCGATCTTTCTCTTCGGCGAGTACGAGCTGCGTCTGCCCGCCGGCTTCGATCCCACCGACCGTGACCAGTTTTTCAGAGTCTGCCAGGAGAACCGGCCGCTCGGCCTGGAGCGAAACCCTGAAGGGAGACTCTGTGTCACCATGCCCACCGGAGGCAGAACCGGAAATCGTAACTCGGAGCTGAACTATCAGCTCATGGCCTGGAACCGCCAGAGCCGCCTGGGCTATGTCTTTGACTCCAACACAGGCTTTGAGCTTCCCAACGGCGCAATGCGAGCGCCCGATGCGGCCTGGGTGAGCAAAGCCCGACTCGACGCTATCCCCGAGACGCAGCGCGAGAGGTTTCTCCCCGTCGCGCCTGAGTTTGTGATCGAGCTCCGCTCCGACAGCGACCGCCTCCCACCCCTAAAAACCAAGATGCAGGAGTACCTCACCGCAGGTGTCGCCCTCGCGCTTCTCCTCGACCCAAGCACGAAGAAAGTCTACGTCTACCGCCCCAACACCGACGTGAGCGAGCTAGACGACCCCGCAACCCTAGATTGCTCCCCCGAGCTTCCTGGTCTTGTCTTGGAGCTCGCCCCTATCTTCAACCCGGAGGTCTGA
- a CDS encoding ABC transporter permease: MIPFLLQTLTFATPVLLAALGAVFAERAGVVNIGLEGLLLVGALVAVLVSAATGQPYLGVLVAALVAAALAGVFAVFAIGMKRDQVIVGTTINFLALGGTGVFYRAIKSTGEVKTLPVLFGDGSTAIHGVTLLGLLLIPLAQWLLYRTRLGVMVRSAGEKPQAVAAAGVFVNRLRTVTILATGALCGIGGAALSIGIGNTFTEEMTSGRGFIALAVVVFGRWNPLGVLTAALLFAAADVWQTRLQADGKLHIPYPIFLALPYVLTLLALAIRGAKVKPPAHLGEPFEQG; encoded by the coding sequence ATGATCCCCTTTCTCCTCCAGACCCTCACCTTCGCGACACCGGTTCTTCTCGCGGCACTGGGTGCCGTCTTCGCTGAGCGGGCGGGTGTGGTCAATATCGGGCTAGAGGGCCTGCTCCTCGTGGGGGCGCTCGTGGCGGTGCTGGTCTCGGCAGCGACGGGCCAGCCCTACCTCGGGGTCTTGGTGGCAGCGCTGGTCGCGGCGGCGCTGGCGGGAGTCTTTGCGGTCTTTGCCATTGGGATGAAGCGCGACCAGGTGATCGTGGGCACGACCATCAACTTCCTGGCGCTGGGCGGGACGGGAGTCTTCTACCGGGCGATCAAGAGCACCGGCGAGGTCAAGACGCTCCCTGTGCTCTTTGGCGATGGCTCTACCGCGATACACGGGGTCACCCTGCTTGGCCTTCTCCTGATTCCTCTCGCGCAGTGGCTCCTCTACCGCACTCGGCTCGGAGTGATGGTGCGCTCGGCGGGCGAGAAGCCCCAGGCAGTGGCGGCGGCGGGAGTCTTTGTCAACCGCCTACGCACCGTCACGATCTTGGCGACCGGCGCACTCTGCGGTATTGGCGGGGCGGCGCTCTCGATTGGGATCGGCAACACGTTTACCGAGGAGATGACCAGTGGGCGCGGCTTTATCGCGCTGGCGGTCGTGGTCTTTGGGCGCTGGAATCCCTTGGGTGTCCTCACGGCCGCGCTGCTCTTCGCCGCCGCCGATGTCTGGCAGACGCGGCTCCAAGCCGACGGCAAGCTTCATATCCCCTACCCGATCTTCTTGGCCCTCCCGTATGTCCTGACGCTTCTGGCCCTCGCCATTCGGGGTGCCAAGGTCAAGCCCCCCGCCCACCTCGGCGAGCCCTTCGAGCAAGGCTAG
- a CDS encoding ABC transporter permease: MKLIACIFGGLLLLAAVILAAKASPLAVAAALARGAFGSKDSLANTLLQTTPLLLTGLGVGLAFKGKLFNIGAEGQFLLGAVFAIWAGTQKLPAPLLLPVALAAGALGGALWAGLAAALKLWRGVQEVLSTLLLNFVAIQLVAWMVRGPLQEAVKQYPQSDKLAIPGRLAFLWPGTQLHQGFLLALVLAVVAWAYLAKTASGFALRAVGAGAEAAAAAGISVAKTTWLTFLLSGALSGLAGAIQICGVTYFLADPYSKGYGYTAIAVALLANLSPLWTIVTALFFGALTAGATEVQSAGVSSVVIQVLQAVTLFTVLAYSWLKERGK; this comes from the coding sequence GTGAAGCTCATTGCATGTATCTTCGGGGGCTTGCTACTCTTAGCCGCTGTCATCTTAGCCGCCAAAGCCTCCCCCCTTGCCGTGGCGGCGGCGCTGGCACGCGGGGCGTTTGGCTCCAAAGATAGCCTCGCCAACACGCTCCTCCAGACCACGCCGCTCCTGCTCACCGGGCTTGGGGTCGGGCTGGCGTTTAAGGGCAAGCTGTTTAATATCGGGGCCGAGGGGCAGTTCCTGCTCGGGGCGGTCTTTGCGATCTGGGCGGGGACACAGAAGCTCCCTGCGCCCCTCCTCCTGCCTGTCGCGCTTGCAGCCGGCGCTCTGGGCGGGGCGCTCTGGGCGGGGCTGGCGGCGGCGCTCAAGCTCTGGCGTGGGGTCCAAGAGGTGCTCTCGACCCTCCTGCTCAACTTTGTCGCCATCCAGCTGGTCGCCTGGATGGTGCGTGGCCCCTTGCAAGAGGCGGTCAAGCAGTACCCCCAGTCCGACAAGCTCGCGATCCCGGGGCGGCTCGCCTTTCTTTGGCCGGGGACACAGCTCCACCAGGGTTTTCTCTTAGCGCTCGTGCTCGCAGTCGTGGCCTGGGCCTACCTTGCCAAGACCGCCTCGGGGTTTGCGCTGCGTGCGGTCGGGGCGGGGGCGGAGGCGGCAGCGGCAGCGGGAATCTCCGTGGCCAAGACCACCTGGCTCACTTTTCTGCTCTCGGGCGCGCTCTCGGGCCTGGCGGGCGCGATCCAGATCTGCGGGGTCACCTACTTCCTCGCCGACCCGTACTCCAAGGGCTACGGCTACACCGCCATCGCGGTTGCCCTGCTGGCCAACTTATCCCCACTCTGGACCATCGTCACTGCGCTGTTCTTCGGTGCCCTCACCGCCGGTGCCACCGAGGTCCAAAGCGCCGGGGTCTCATCAGTCGTGATCCAGGTGCTCCAAGCGGTCACCCTCTTTACCGTGCTGGCCTATAGCTGGCTAAAGGAGCGTGGGAAGTGA
- a CDS encoding ATP-binding cassette domain-containing protein yields MENPPPPPPSDGGAFSSVERGLGGDNLLEARALTRRFGSFTALDSVDFDLRAGEIHAVLGENGAGKSTLMNILSGLLRPSAGELLLEGTPTRFASPADATAQGIGMVHQHFLLVPPLSVAENLLLSADKGKGGPLSWPMKSVLAEAQELAQRLGWTIPWDAPAGSLPVGTQQRIEILKALRGQTRVLIFDEPTAVLTPTETPELFATLRQLAAEGKGIVFISHKLDEVLALSERVTVLRRGKVVERLVTAECDAGMLAEAMVGSQPVPSPQAISPGPSPRLVPRLPSSLDRSSLARKRGIPDSPSSRDEGAIGEEGSRLSGREMARSGGRELEVKEIPLTVHNLTLGKLNAISFTVAPGEILGFAGVDGNGQTELADCLSGMARPPQGEIRVGGQPLVPTPTAVRDARIGVIPADRQKRGLALELTITENLTLGVQDSPEFRKSVFLKAKALRARAEQLIQRFDIRAEGPDAKASSLSGGNQQKVVIARALAGEPKIVVAVNPTRGLDVGAISYVHKALREAQASGAAIVLISTELDEVLTLSDRVAVLFDGKLMGIVSPETPREDLGRLMGGAR; encoded by the coding sequence GTGGAAAACCCGCCCCCCCCGCCCCCGTCCGACGGGGGAGCCTTTTCCTCTGTCGAACGGGGGCTAGGGGGGGACAATCTCTTAGAGGCCCGCGCCCTCACCCGCCGCTTTGGCAGCTTCACCGCGCTCGACTCGGTCGACTTCGACCTGCGTGCGGGAGAGATCCATGCCGTGCTGGGGGAGAATGGCGCGGGCAAGTCCACCCTGATGAATATCCTCTCGGGCCTCCTGCGCCCGAGTGCAGGGGAGCTACTCCTAGAGGGCACTCCCACCCGCTTCGCCTCCCCCGCCGATGCCACCGCGCAGGGGATCGGCATGGTCCACCAGCACTTCTTGCTCGTCCCCCCGCTCTCGGTCGCGGAGAACCTCCTGCTCTCCGCCGATAAGGGCAAGGGCGGCCCCCTCTCCTGGCCGATGAAGAGCGTCCTCGCCGAGGCACAAGAGCTGGCGCAGCGGCTCGGCTGGACAATTCCCTGGGACGCGCCTGCGGGGAGCTTGCCCGTCGGGACCCAGCAGCGGATCGAGATCCTCAAGGCCCTGCGTGGCCAGACCCGTGTCCTGATCTTCGACGAGCCCACCGCCGTCCTCACCCCCACCGAGACCCCCGAGCTCTTCGCCACCCTGCGCCAGCTCGCCGCCGAGGGGAAAGGGATTGTCTTTATCTCCCACAAGCTCGATGAAGTTCTCGCCCTCTCGGAGCGCGTGACAGTCCTGCGGCGCGGAAAAGTCGTGGAGCGCCTCGTCACCGCCGAGTGCGATGCAGGAATGCTGGCCGAGGCGATGGTGGGGAGTCAGCCGGTGCCATCTCCGCAGGCCATCTCCCCCGGGCCATCTCCCCGGCTCGTTCCTCGCCTCCCCTCTTCCCTAGATCGCTCGTCCCTCGCTAGGAAGAGGGGCATTCCAGACAGTCCCTCTTCCCGCGACGAAGGAGCAATAGGGGAAGAGGGAAGCCGTCTCAGCGGCAGGGAGATGGCGCGAAGCGGCGGCAGGGAGCTGGAAGTCAAAGAGATCCCCCTCACCGTCCACAACCTCACCCTCGGCAAGCTCAACGCGATCTCATTTACGGTCGCGCCGGGCGAGATTCTGGGCTTTGCGGGCGTCGATGGCAACGGCCAGACCGAGCTTGCCGACTGCCTCTCCGGGATGGCAAGGCCCCCCCAGGGCGAGATTCGGGTCGGTGGTCAGCCGCTGGTACCCACTCCCACCGCCGTGCGCGATGCCCGGATCGGGGTGATTCCCGCAGATCGCCAGAAGCGTGGCCTCGCGCTGGAGCTGACCATCACCGAGAACCTGACGCTGGGTGTCCAAGATAGCCCAGAGTTTAGAAAAAGCGTCTTTCTCAAAGCCAAGGCGCTCCGTGCCCGCGCCGAGCAGCTCATCCAGCGCTTTGATATCCGTGCCGAGGGCCCCGACGCAAAGGCGAGCAGCCTCTCGGGGGGCAACCAGCAGAAGGTTGTGATCGCGCGTGCGCTGGCGGGCGAGCCGAAGATCGTTGTCGCGGTCAACCCCACCCGTGGCCTCGATGTGGGCGCGATCTCTTATGTCCACAAGGCCCTGCGCGAGGCACAGGCAAGCGGCGCGGCCATTGTCTTGATCTCCACGGAGCTCGACGAAGTCCTTACCCTCTCGGACCGAGTCGCGGTCCTCTTCGACGGCAAGCTGATGGGCATTGTCTCCCCCGAGACTCCGCGCGAGGACCTAGGCCGGCTGATGGGAGGCGCACGGTGA
- a CDS encoding BMP family lipoprotein, producing the protein MIASRRRFCALLSLSLVFAGCSQQEAPKEAATNTPAATTGGGATLDKLTIGLITPGKINDKGWSQLANDSVEKIKGEIAGTETVPAIEDPGQANVAGAARDLAKKGCNLIFFHASEYDDAAATVAKEFPKTYFVVVGGRTTAPNLTPIQFKAGEATYLAGMLAGGMTKTGKVACVGGSEIPIVKEAFASFEKGVKAAKADAEVKIVFTGSGDDIAKAKQQTQALLDGGVDVVHHNANAAGQGVAQAVTDKADAMFIGANAPQDDLATPKNLGSFLVDAQAAYLLAAKAVKEGKATGAFSYGLKDKVVGLHYNDKFAGKVPDELKAKIAAAEADIVAGKVTP; encoded by the coding sequence ATGATCGCTTCCCGACGGCGCTTTTGTGCGCTTCTCTCTCTTAGCCTTGTCTTTGCGGGCTGCTCGCAGCAAGAGGCCCCTAAAGAGGCGGCCACCAACACTCCCGCTGCCACAACCGGGGGCGGGGCAACTCTGGACAAGCTGACGATCGGGCTCATCACCCCCGGTAAGATCAACGACAAGGGCTGGAGCCAGCTCGCCAATGATAGTGTCGAGAAGATCAAGGGCGAGATCGCCGGCACGGAGACAGTCCCTGCCATCGAGGACCCAGGCCAAGCCAATGTCGCCGGCGCCGCGCGCGATCTGGCAAAGAAGGGCTGCAACCTGATCTTCTTCCACGCCTCGGAGTACGACGATGCCGCCGCAACCGTGGCCAAGGAGTTCCCCAAGACCTACTTCGTGGTAGTCGGGGGCCGCACGACCGCTCCCAACCTCACCCCCATTCAGTTCAAGGCGGGCGAGGCAACCTACCTGGCCGGGATGCTGGCGGGTGGGATGACCAAGACCGGAAAAGTGGCCTGTGTGGGCGGAAGCGAGATTCCGATTGTCAAAGAGGCGTTTGCATCGTTTGAGAAGGGCGTGAAGGCCGCCAAGGCCGACGCCGAGGTCAAGATTGTCTTCACGGGCAGCGGCGACGATATCGCCAAGGCCAAGCAGCAGACCCAGGCCCTCCTCGATGGCGGGGTCGATGTCGTGCACCACAACGCCAACGCGGCCGGTCAGGGAGTCGCGCAGGCGGTCACCGACAAGGCCGATGCGATGTTTATCGGGGCCAACGCTCCCCAAGACGACCTTGCCACGCCTAAAAACCTGGGCTCGTTTCTCGTCGATGCACAGGCGGCCTACTTGCTCGCCGCCAAAGCCGTCAAAGAGGGCAAGGCGACCGGCGCGTTTAGCTACGGTCTGAAGGATAAAGTGGTCGGCCTGCACTACAACGACAAGTTCGCTGGCAAGGTCCCCGATGAGCTAAAGGCCAAGATCGCCGCCGCCGAGGCGGATATTGTCGCCGGTAAGGTCACGCCGTAG
- a CDS encoding DUF6174 domain-containing protein, with the protein MGKRTILLVLLVLAGCGGGTAVSDLDQARASWRAQGLRSYSVTVQKICFCPEEYTRPVTITVRDGVATNAPEYLAAYGTVEKALDAVESAQKGKPDTLTVSFAPQGWPTSLYVDPSKALADDEYRVLLSAVTPL; encoded by the coding sequence ATGGGAAAACGAACGATTTTACTCGTGTTGCTGGTGCTGGCGGGGTGTGGCGGCGGAACGGCGGTGTCTGACCTTGACCAGGCGCGGGCGAGCTGGCGTGCGCAGGGGCTGCGCTCCTACAGCGTTACGGTGCAGAAGATCTGCTTCTGCCCGGAGGAGTACACGCGCCCGGTGACCATCACGGTCCGCGACGGTGTCGCGACCAATGCTCCTGAGTACCTGGCCGCCTACGGCACGGTAGAGAAAGCGCTCGATGCGGTGGAGTCTGCGCAAAAAGGCAAGCCCGATACGCTCACCGTGAGCTTCGCCCCTCAGGGCTGGCCCACGAGCCTCTATGTCGATCCAAGCAAGGCCCTGGCCGATGACGAGTACCGTGTTCTCCTGAGCGCGGTGACCCCGCTCTAG
- a CDS encoding helix-turn-helix transcriptional regulator yields the protein MAVETGWTYLTNHTHVLICLAQDSEMRLRDVAEKVGITERAVQRIVAELEEAGALTRVRDGRRNHYEVHSDAHLRHPIEAHRTIRELIALAEKS from the coding sequence ATGGCTGTTGAAACGGGCTGGACCTACCTAACCAACCACACCCATGTCTTGATCTGCCTTGCTCAAGACAGTGAGATGCGCCTGCGTGATGTCGCCGAAAAAGTGGGCATTACCGAGCGGGCGGTGCAACGTATCGTCGCGGAACTTGAGGAAGCCGGCGCGCTCACCCGTGTGCGCGACGGGCGGCGCAACCACTACGAGGTGCACAGCGATGCCCACCTGCGCCACCCCATCGAGGCGCACCGCACGATCCGTGAGCTGATCGCCCTCGCCGAGAAGAGCTAG
- a CDS encoding NADP-dependent isocitrate dehydrogenase, whose amino-acid sequence MEQYAVACASGDGIGPEIMGAVQRILAAAKAPLTWRPVELGKAVYEAGQSSGIAPEAWATLRETKVLLKAPLTTPQGGGYKSVNVTLRKSLGLYANVRPCVAYAPFVATKHPNLDLVIIRENEEDLYAGIEHRQTDDVVQCLKLISRPGCEKIVRYAFEYARKNNRSKVTCMTKDNIMKLTDGLFRQVFEEVSLEYLDIQTEHMIIDIGAARIADTPERFDVIVTSNLYGDIISDIAAQVAGSVGLAGSANIGEHGALFEAIHGSAPDIAGQDLANPSGLLQAAVQMLVHLNLPDTATLVHNAWLKTLEEGIHTADIFRPETSKACVGTQAFADAVIARLGQVPTLLPSACYTEALVSDEPTAVAPTLPRPRAHKDLVGVDVFLHWRGTCPEELALRLQKLGAPRLKLALITNRGVKVWPGGLPETFCTDHWRCRFVAKGTKLICHGDVLALLAGIDMASLDFIKTENLYEFDGIPGFALAQGQ is encoded by the coding sequence ATGGAACAGTACGCAGTGGCTTGTGCGAGTGGCGATGGGATTGGGCCGGAGATCATGGGAGCGGTGCAGCGCATTCTTGCCGCCGCCAAGGCACCCCTGACGTGGCGACCCGTGGAGCTGGGCAAGGCGGTCTACGAGGCGGGGCAGAGCTCAGGGATCGCACCCGAGGCGTGGGCGACCCTTCGCGAGACCAAGGTGCTCCTGAAGGCACCGCTGACCACTCCCCAAGGCGGGGGCTATAAAAGCGTCAATGTGACCCTGCGCAAGTCTCTGGGGCTCTATGCCAATGTGCGGCCCTGTGTCGCCTATGCCCCGTTTGTGGCCACCAAGCACCCGAACCTGGACCTGGTGATCATCCGCGAGAACGAAGAGGACCTCTACGCGGGGATCGAGCACCGGCAGACCGACGATGTGGTGCAGTGCCTCAAGCTCATCAGCCGCCCGGGCTGCGAGAAGATTGTCCGCTACGCCTTTGAGTACGCTCGCAAGAACAACCGCTCCAAGGTGACCTGCATGACCAAAGACAACATCATGAAGCTCACCGATGGGCTCTTCCGTCAGGTCTTTGAGGAGGTCTCTCTGGAGTACCTCGATATCCAGACCGAGCACATGATTATCGATATCGGTGCAGCCCGGATCGCCGATACTCCCGAGCGCTTCGATGTGATCGTCACCAGTAACCTCTACGGCGACATTATCTCCGATATCGCGGCCCAGGTGGCAGGGTCGGTGGGGCTGGCGGGCTCGGCCAATATCGGGGAGCACGGGGCGCTCTTTGAGGCGATCCACGGCAGCGCCCCCGATATCGCCGGCCAAGACCTCGCCAACCCTTCGGGACTGCTCCAAGCCGCGGTCCAGATGCTCGTGCACCTCAACCTGCCCGATACGGCGACACTGGTTCACAATGCGTGGCTAAAAACACTGGAAGAGGGGATCCACACCGCCGATATCTTCCGCCCCGAGACCAGCAAGGCGTGCGTCGGGACGCAGGCCTTCGCCGATGCGGTGATTGCCCGGCTGGGTCAGGTGCCGACTCTCTTGCCCTCGGCCTGCTACACCGAGGCACTTGTCTCCGACGAGCCCACAGCAGTCGCTCCTACCCTGCCTCGTCCTAGAGCCCACAAGGACCTGGTCGGAGTGGATGTCTTTCTGCACTGGCGCGGCACCTGTCCGGAGGAGCTGGCACTGCGGCTCCAGAAGCTCGGTGCGCCCCGGCTGAAGCTCGCGCTGATCACCAACCGGGGCGTGAAGGTCTGGCCCGGCGGCCTCCCCGAGACCTTCTGCACCGACCACTGGCGCTGCCGGTTTGTGGCAAAGGGAACCAAGCTGATCTGCCACGGCGATGTCCTGGCGCTCCTGGCAGGAATCGACATGGCCAGCCTGGACTTCATCAAGACCGAGAACCTCTACGAGTTCGACGGAATCCCCGGCTTCGCGCTTGCCCAGGGGCAGTAG
- the hpf gene encoding ribosome hibernation-promoting factor, HPF/YfiA family — protein MNIQVQGRHLVVSDVLRQHAELVLQRLGRQFPAIRHGHITLTLGRQEHQVDIRVWAEGLDLRSEAHGEDLYAALSRAAGKLERRLQKGNDRNYRFGNHHGQHATLRCPDQRPLARLRPET, from the coding sequence ATGAACATTCAAGTACAAGGTCGTCACCTGGTCGTCTCCGATGTCCTTCGGCAGCACGCCGAGCTTGTCCTCCAGCGCCTAGGCAGGCAGTTTCCCGCGATCCGCCACGGCCATATCACCCTCACGCTGGGCCGCCAGGAGCACCAGGTCGATATCCGGGTCTGGGCGGAGGGGCTGGACCTGCGGAGCGAGGCCCACGGGGAGGATCTCTACGCTGCTCTCTCCCGCGCGGCGGGGAAGCTGGAGCGCCGCCTCCAGAAAGGCAACGACCGCAACTACCGCTTCGGCAACCACCACGGGCAGCACGCAACCCTCCGTTGCCCGGACCAGCGTCCGCTCGCACGGCTACGCCCGGAAACGTAG
- a CDS encoding tetratricopeptide repeat protein, giving the protein MKTIRRIGVISLGIFLAIGSTATYQYVQEIQQSQVAWDWHWKAWKLQQKRHWVEAEQAWKMALRYEKPQRQGHIYLELAKIYQKQKQNQSAIDHYQKALSYDLGREQCADAHLQLGDLLNTQDSVATALPHWQEAARLTPVGMPLMAAGYMVHKEAEARLKTKNLPHRR; this is encoded by the coding sequence ATGAAAACGATTCGTCGCATTGGTGTGATCTCACTGGGAATTTTCTTAGCAATCGGAAGTACGGCTACCTACCAGTATGTTCAGGAAATTCAGCAAAGCCAAGTAGCCTGGGACTGGCACTGGAAAGCCTGGAAACTCCAACAGAAGCGACATTGGGTTGAAGCAGAACAGGCATGGAAAATGGCACTTCGCTATGAGAAGCCTCAAAGACAAGGACATATATACCTGGAGCTTGCCAAAATTTATCAAAAACAAAAGCAGAACCAGAGCGCGATAGATCACTACCAAAAAGCACTCTCCTACGACCTTGGACGTGAGCAGTGCGCCGATGCACACTTGCAACTTGGTGATCTATTAAACACACAGGACTCAGTTGCTACTGCCCTGCCACACTGGCAAGAGGCTGCCCGACTCACACCTGTAGGCATGCCCTTGATGGCAGCAGGCTATATGGTTCACAAGGAAGCAGAAGCAAGGCTAAAAACAAAAAACCTCCCGCATCGTCGGTGA